The following is a genomic window from Vicia villosa cultivar HV-30 ecotype Madison, WI unplaced genomic scaffold, Vvil1.0 ctg.000894F_1_1, whole genome shotgun sequence.
TTGTCATGGATGCGAAAATGGTGATGTAGTAgttttcttttcttcttgttccagCAGCATTATGATTCAAGTTCAATGATGTCAACACAACTGGTTTCAAGTgttttccttcttttttctttgtgtTTGAATCTTTATGGACTTTTATACTATGCATCTATGCAATTTCTAATGAATATAACAaacatatattaattaactttgaGTGAAAGAACAAACATATCCATCCAcggttattaattattataacaaGCATAGCTATTAATTTTCGTTACAAGTCAGGCAAATGAGTAGAAATTATTTGCAACTGATTTCAAACAGAAAATTCACTCTGTTAAAAGTTTATTATATCCTCAAAAAAGAAGATAGTCCAGCCTCCCATGAAGTTGAATTCAAAGAGAAAATAGTACTCCTTTGTCTCAACCTATTTTCTTATAATGAACTCAAGCTTATAAATACAGTAAACATATGCATCTGCTTATTACCAAGCAGATGATCAATCAGAGAAGTTTGCtgacaaaaaaaattgaagaaaaatttggTTAACACATTGATGATAATTACCACTATTTTTTGTTCACGTATTAACAAGTTTAATTGGATATATATTATTTGTAGAAACCTAGAGAGAAAAAGCACAATGCCTAAAATAACATGTTTTCAAAATAGTAGGAATCGTCTTCCTTCCCAATTTCTTCTCGATTCGAATATGTCATTTCCTTCAAGCTTTTGATAGATTTTAACATCAAATTCACCAAAATTTTAAAGTGCCATAAAATTCTAACATATAAACATTGTTAGCATGGACATGGCCAAAACAGAGAATATATGTTGTCGGCTATCGCTCCATGTATGATATTTCGATTGTCTGTGAAATgatgtaaagaaattttcatatatCTAAAAAATCATTATAGATACTATTATGTTTTCAATACTTTTTCTTAAGGGCAGTGTTCATCTGATATCTAAATTTGGAGTACAAAAGGTATAAAGCAAACTGCAGACTACCAACATCACTAATTAATGTCACACCAAATGCTAAGCTAAGCTAGTGGCTTACAAAATTGTTGGGGCCCCATTTGCTCATCTTCATAAAACAACTATTTGCGACTGATTTCAAACAGATAACTCACATCAAATGTTTATTTACAAAATAGAAAACAGTTCTTAGGATCAAATCTGTCTTGAGAATCACTATGGTATACAATGTTACATCAATGTTATTTACAAAAAACAGGAAGAAGGTAGATTTAGGAATGAAAGTAGTAGCATCATGTCTCTCAAATCAAAATATGCACATACAAGTACAACTCATGAGTCATGAACAATGAATTGTAAAAGTTATAACATGAAAGTGTTTTTGGCACAAAAGTCACCCGACGTTGTTTAGTTTGAATGAATAGGAATAGCATTAGAAATCACAACAAAATGCAGTCTAAAAGAAAAACACTGCTCCTCTTTGATTTTTATGAGTATGGATCATCAAAGCAGTTGCGGAAATCAACTCTGACGGATAATAGCTGCTCGGCGTAGTTACTCCAGTAATCATCTCCTTTACTGAATCCTGAATAAAACCAGAAGAGATATAGGAGTAAATAATAGTAACATAGAAATATGAATCTAAATAAGTATTGTTAAAAGTCATCAAAGAGGAAATTTATACCTCAGATGCCACTGCTTCCATCTTGGTTCCAGTCAACCGTGCCCCTTTGAGCCCCCTGGTTGATCTGCAGATCTGATAAATGAAGCAGTAAACTAAACTTATAGTCCCAaacaagaagagaaaataataataataatatgaaagaaacaaaaagagaaGCATTTCAAAGACTCACCCGAACAAGATCATGTGATCAATTCGTCATTAATAACTATGGAGGGAATGTGAGCAATCTTACGCCACTCTTTCCCCCGTTTTTTCTGCAAACTTGCTTCCAGTAATGGACAGCAAGTCACACTAAGCACTGAGAGAGAGGAAGGAAATCCTTTCTTTGGCAATGACTTGAGTTTTGGAGCATTAATAATCTCAAGGTTTTGGAGAGAAGTTAGACGTTGAAACCACTTCTCATCAATGCTTGTATCATTAAGACCACAAATGCATAGTGTCACAAGCGATGTAGGTAGCAATGGCCTCATCAATGTGCTCACCATATCATCACCGTTAATTCGCAACACCGAGAGACAAGTGAGATGTTCCCAACTTGGCTCAGTATTCCACATAATCCCACCAACAGAGCCAACAGACAGTTTCTGTAAACTACCAGGCAACTCATCTATGacaaaagattgaagatttggTAGATTATCAATTTCCATTTCTTGAAGGCCGGCTAGATTGTTCATTGCTTCTGGCAGTGAATGAAGCTTCTCACACTTCCATATTGCAATATAGCGAAGATTTGGAGTGGCCAATCCACCTAGGGTAAATGACTCCAATTCGCTACAATCCCATATTTTGATGCTTTTAAGAAATGAGAGACTCTTTAGTGACGCATCTTCTGCAGTTAATATTGATTTCAAATTTTTACAACCTTCAATAAACAGACTCTTGAGGATAGGGAGAGCACCCAAGGTAAATGATATCATTGAATTGCAGCTATAAGATATTTTCAGTTCCTCAAGCGATGTGTAATTGGACAAGTATTCATGAGGAAGGAACTCTAGATTTTCACAATTAGTTATTATGAGAAATTTCAAGGTTTTTGCTAGACCGTCTCTTGGAAAAGACAATGAGGATGAAATGCCGTTTAAGGTCAGCTGTTGGAGAGAGTTCAAAGGGAGCGTCAATTGCCTGAATACATGATCAAATAATGGCATTGATTGAACCAGTAAAGGACATTCTCTTAACTCAAGTTTAGTTAAGGAAGAAAATTTGTCAGTTAGGTTTCCTACTGTCAGTTTCGGGCACTTACTTAGCAATAAAGTTTTTAGACTAGGAAACATTGTAGCTGTACCTCCAATCAAGTCCCATTCCTCCCACTCTTGCATATTCTCAAAGTGTAAACTCTCCAAAGACGGAAATGGTTGAAACGAAGAATCACCACTTCCATAGAACTCAATGCCAATTGTCTCCACTGAGTGCATCCCTTCAATAACGAGTTCTTTCAAATTTCCCAATTTTCCAAGGGGTGGAAGCCATAAACAATCATTACAATTCGAGATCCTTAAATACACCATGTTGCGAAATAAAGAATCACCCAACCAATTCGGAAAGCTGATTCCACCATAGCCTTTGATGGTAAGACTTTTCAAATTTGTTGAGGGTCGCAACTTTTCAAGCACAACACTTTGAATTTGTGAATCTAAAGTAGTACTATCACAATCCCATTCCAAAGCTAACTCGTCTATTTGTTCTTTCATCTTTATATTGGCTCGATCTACTTCAAAGGGTTCATTAACATTTTGTAGCTGTGAGATTGAAAGTTTTCCATGTAGGTGGAGAAATTTTCCTAGATGTGCAATATTCAATCCACCATTATGTTTGCTGATAACAAAGTCAGACAAAGTGTGGAGATTTACTAGTTTGGCTATTTGTACGGGCATCTCCCTCAAAGCGGTGTTACTAACGTCAAGGTAGTGCAGATTAATCAATTTTCCCATGTCCTTCGGCAATTCGGTGAACCTTTTACagcctaccaacaacaagaactgcAGACGGTAAAGCTTGCATATATCAGAAGGCAACCTTTCAATATTAGTGTGAGAAAGATTTAAGTACTGCATGTATAACAAATTTCCAATAGAGTCAGGAACCTTGGTGATACTTTTGTAGCTTGACAAAGACAACACGCGTAATTGTATCATTGTTGGCAGCAAGTCATGTAGTACCTTATTTGATAGCAAACAAAGAGGCAATTGTTCTTGTAATGGTAATGCTACAAAAGTACGCAGGCCGTTTAATTtgtataatttataaaatttatcatTTGAATCATATGCCTCTCTATTGTATGATAAGGTATGCACCCTATCATGTAGGTTATGTTTGTCCATATTGATACAGTATGGAGATGAAACCTCTCTAGCCACATCATGGATTAAGTTGTGCATTTCAAAATTTctttcctcatcatctccaataGATCGCCGATGTATCAACGACCTTGACACAAGCTCATCAAAGTATTCTTCTCCAACTTTTTCTTGATAtgtggatgatgatgattctaCTAAGCCTGTTGCAATCCACAAATGAACTACCATCTTTTTTTCTAAGATGGACTTCTTTGGAAAAATTGAACAATACTCAAAACATCGTTTTAAAGGATCAGAAAGAAAATTGTAGCTCAATTTGAGAGAAGCTAGCACCTGATAAGCTCTTTCCCGAACATGACTTTCTAGCACATGATTCAAGTTGCTTGGGAAGAATAACATGCGAAGAAGAGCCCCATGTGCTATTGCAGCTAATGGTAGTCCATCACACTTCTTAGCAAGTTTCCTGCCAATTTTTTCTCGATTGTATCGTTGGTAGCTAGGATCTCCAAATGCATGATTGGCAACTATAGACCAACAATCTTCAACTTTCAAGGGTCTGAGATAGTGGAGAGAAAGAAAGGTTTGCATGGATAGTGCAACTCTTTCATCTCGTGTTGTGACGATGACCTTACTTTGAGTTTCCCCTGCAGCATTAAAGATATCCATGAGTAATGTCCAATTGACAGATCTTGCATCCCACACACCATCCAATACCAGCAAAAAACTTGGGTAAATGGTATTGATGTGAGTTGTATCATTAGTGGTTGTTTGTGAAGTGATAGATCCAAGAATGTTTTCGAAAACACTCAAATCATTAATAATATCTAGGGAGAAATCTATCCACACTCTTGACTCAAATTTGTGGTTAACTTGAGGATGATTGTAAAGGTGTTTAGCAAGGGCTGTTTTACCAACCCCTCCCATACCAACAATAGAAATCATTCTAATTTTACTATCACCATCACTATCACTAGACAACAAAAGATGTTTAAGTTTCTGAATATCAGCATCTCTTCCATAAATAGAAGATTCAGCATCCAAAATAGAAGAACTAGTTGGAGGAGTTTCATGGGAATCAACAGTACTAGAATTTGAACT
Proteins encoded in this region:
- the LOC131632031 gene encoding putative disease resistance RPP13-like protein 1, with amino-acid sequence MEAIQIQREKLLSLSTFVKVLLENKVFTLLVDKFSKPELLKNMKKTLSDLQGVLLSHDLEKLIPNPDVNQSLDLLRHAVFHVAFAFKELNFSWYGTSSLEYCIYVIDSNTINLFEILQGISSNSSTVDSHETPPTSSSILDAESSIYGRDADIQKLKHLLLSSDSDGDSKIRMISIVGMGGVGKTALAKHLYNHPQVNHKFESRVWIDFSLDIINDLSVFENILGSITSQTTTNDTTHINTIYPSFLLVLDGVWDARSVNWTLLMDIFNAAGETQSKVIVTTRDERVALSMQTFLSLHYLRPLKVEDCWSIVANHAFGDPSYQRYNREKIGRKLAKKCDGLPLAAIAHGALLRMLFFPSNLNHVLESHVRERAYQVLASLKLSYNFLSDPLKRCFEYCSIFPKKSILEKKMVVHLWIATGLVESSSSTYQEKVGEEYFDELVSRSLIHRRSIGDDEERNFEMHNLIHDVAREVSSPYCINMDKHNLHDRVHTLSYNREAYDSNDKFYKLYKLNGLRTFVALPLQEQLPLCLLSNKVLHDLLPTMIQLRVLSLSSYKSITKVPDSIGNLLYMQYLNLSHTNIERLPSDICKLYRLQFLLLVGCKRFTELPKDMGKLINLHYLDVSNTALREMPVQIAKLVNLHTLSDFVISKHNGGLNIAHLGKFLHLHGKLSISQLQNVNEPFEVDRANIKMKEQIDELALEWDCDSTTLDSQIQSVVLEKLRPSTNLKSLTIKGYGGISFPNWLGDSLFRNMVYLRISNCNDCLWLPPLGKLGNLKELVIEGMHSVETIGIEFYGSGDSSFQPFPSLESLHFENMQEWEEWDLIGGTATMFPSLKTLLLSKCPKLTVGNLTDKFSSLTKLELRECPLLVQSMPLFDHVFRQLTLPLNSLQQLTLNGISSSLSFPRDGLAKTLKFLIITNCENLEFLPHEYLSNYTSLEELKISYSCNSMISFTLGALPILKSLFIEGCKNLKSILTAEDASLKSLSFLKSIKIWDCSELESFTLGGLATPNLRYIAIWKCEKLHSLPEAMNNLAGLQEMEIDNLPNLQSFVIDELPGSLQKLSVGSVGGIMWNTEPSWEHLTCLSVLRINGDDMVSTLMRPLLPTSLVTLCICGLNDTSIDEKWFQRLTSLQNLEIINAPKLKSLPKKGFPSSLSVLSVTCCPLLEASLQKKRGKEWRKIAHIPSIVINDELIT